A stretch of DNA from Orcinus orca chromosome 3, mOrcOrc1.1, whole genome shotgun sequence:
gtttctccCCAGTATGGATTTTCTTATGTCTAATAAGGCAGGACACTTCACTGAAAGCTCTCTCACACCTGGTACACAcataaggtttctctcctgtgtgtatTCTCCGATGTACAAAGAGGTGTGACTTCATGCTGAAGGCTCTCCCACATTCATCACAcacatagggtttctctccagtatgagtcCTCTGGTGAATACTGAGGTGTGATTTTTGGAaaaaggctttcccacactcattacattcatagggtttctccccagtgtgaattctctgatgttcaATGAGGTGTGATTTATGGGAGAAAGCTTTTCTACATTCAGTACACTCATAAGGTTTCTCTAGAGTATGGATTCTCAGATGTATAACGAGATTTGATTTCTTGCTGAAGCCTTTACCACACTCAGTACATACAAAGGGCTTTTCTCCTGTATGAGTTCTCTTATGTATAATGAGGTCTGACTTCTGGaagaaggctttcccacattcactacaTTCATTTTTTCTTACATATCTTCTGTTACCACTAAATAAGTCTAAATAGTTAAAACTTCTACCATACGGGTCATGTCTTTGGAGTCTTTGTTTTGAAGAAACAAAGGCTGTGCTAAGATGACATCTATTTTCATGTGCATTACAATTGTTATGCTTTTCCTCCGTCACAGTTTTCTGGTCAATGAATGCAACATGCCTGAAAAGTGTTCCTTGGTTCTCTCGGTGCCTCTCCATGTGGTCATCAACTTGCCAGACTTTTTCTAGAAGGAAGCATAATAAACTATATGTTGGTGAATATTTCTGCTAATGTATTATGACTCATAGCTTTTTGCCCTATTGTGAGATTGAATCTTTACTTGCAGACCCAGTATCCATATCTAAAAGAAATACCAAGGCTAAATGGAATCTATACCCCTGAGCTTAGCAGGAAAGCCACAACTTTTAAAAAGCCTGTAGTAGTAGTAAAAGAACTAGATAATATGACAATGAACATAAATATATTTGACTATATGCAAACAAGACTTTGTAAACtggggagaaaaatggaaataatgccaAGAAgtagtaaaaaggaacaaagaagaacagCTGCTACAGGGTCAATGGGAAGAGCCCATCTAGGAGAAATAAACGTGACTAGGGTAAAATGGTGATTAGAGGAAATAAAGGAAGGACTGGATGAGGAACAGAGAGATTTGAGCTAGTGTCTCATCAACTCATTGTTGGATTGCTGTAGTTTAATCTCCACTTGTCTCTTTGCTTCCAGTGTCTttgagctcttgtctattcatcCAGCAGCATGAAACTGATTTTATAAAACCATCAATTCTACTTGTAAACAGGAACACTTTTGTAGCCAGTATAATGGTAATTCATTCTTGTATAGGTGTGAGGGCGCAGGAATTCCTATGTCCAGTAAGAGGAAAATATGCCATAGGATAAGCCAAGCTTGCTTCAGGATTAGAGTCACTGCTAAATTCTGATTACTGAGTGTATCATATTATTCTATAATAGTTCATAGATACTGAATCAATCCTGACTTTTAAATGTTCTCCCTAACTTGCTTTCTACCTACCACAGATGGAAAATGAATTGTCATTAAGCACGTGGGCTCTGAATCCAGATTACAATCTTAGTTTCATCACTAATTAGATGTGTGGCACAAGTCAAGTTAATCTCtttgggcctcaatttccccttctataaaaaaggataataatagcacctatcttacagggttttgtgaggattaaacgagtcAATCGCTTTAAGTACTCAGAATACTGCCTAGCATGTAATGTTTCACTAGTtagatattattatatttattattactgaTCCTCAGACAACTATGTTCTTGccactttctgctttatatcatgtTTTCCAAGCATCTGGATTCTATTAATGTAATCTTAAGCAGTAGATTTCTCACCCTGTGTCTAAATTCCTATCAATCTTCATTTtcatctattgatattttataaaCTTCTGACAGTACCTGACTACTGTTACACTTATGCTACCTATATCCAGAGCAATAAAGGCACCCCTTGGCTCAGAATTTGACATTCCTACCGAGCTTCCTGGCCCAGTTCCCAACATGTAAGTCATCACTCTTTAAAGAAAGTGAGTAAATTTCTATTCTATATCTACCACTGGAACCCCAGAGGCTTCAACACATATCTTTTATCCcagtgatactgtgatttataataagaaatatatatttcatctttgtccctgtttctggcacagagctccaaaaacccttgtaatttcctaagtgatgagagttataaaggtgtcttttgttatgttaataagTGACTTACGGGAAGCATCTTAGGATTGGGGCTGGTTGCCAGTGGAGCCAACAATGTGATTAGAGGACTGGAACTTTCAGTTCCATGCCTCAACttccagagaggggagaagggctggaggCTGAAGTACtcaccagtggccaatgatttaatcaatcgtgcCTATGTAATggagcctccataaaaaccctaaAGGAGGGGGTTCAGAAAGTTCACAGGTTGGGGAACCAGAGTGCTTTCATGTACCACCATGCTGGGCCCCAAACTCCATGAGGCCAGAAGTTCCTTGAatttgaacttctggcctccataCCTGTAAgacaattaatttctgttgttttaagcctagtttgtggtaattttttttttttttgctgtacgtgggcctctcactgttgtggcctctcccgttgcagagcacaggctccggatgcacaggctcagcggccatggctcatgagcccagccgctctgcggcatgtgggatcttcccagaccgaggcatgaacccgcgtcccctgcattggcaggcggactctcaaccactgcgccaccagggaagccctgtggtaatttttaaattgcagcCCTGGGAAATTaatacaatgttaaaaaaaaaaaaagacactatgaCAATGCAAGGGTGATGGTGGGTAGGCTACAATGCTAGAGAAATGAAGATCAAAAACTCTAGGTCCAACTCCAGTGACTTTTTAGCAGAGATAGAAAAATCCAtcttaaaattcacatggaatctcaagggactccGAGTAGTGAAACACtccaaagaaagaacaaagttggataactaacacttcctgattttaaaacatactacaaagccacagtgatcaagacagtgttGTCATGACATAAAGACAGATAGACAGACCaaaggaatagaatagagagcccagaaataaaccctcatgtATATGGTTAAATGATTTTCTACAAGAGTAGCAAGATCATTCAATGGGGAatggacagtcttttcaataaatggtgctaggaaaactggatacctacatgcaaaagaatgaagttgtatCCTTATCTTatgtcatatacaaaaattaactgaaaatggagcAAAGACTTAAAGAGCTAAAATGATAAAACActtatttgggacttccctggtggtccagtagttaagactccgcacttccactgcagggggtgcaggttcgatccctgattggggaactaattTCCCACTTGACcacagagtggccaaaaaaaaaaaagataaaacacttagatgaaaatacagaaaaaagccTCATGGagttggatttggcaatgatttcttggatataacaccaaaagcataggcaacaaaagaaaaaataggtaaactggcaggcagactatcaaccactgtgccaccagggaagcccctggatttcatcaaaattaaaaccttttgtgtGTCAAAGGACACTATTAAgggaaattgctggatcatgtggtaattctctattctctatttacatttttaaggaatTCCCATGATATTTTCCACAGCTactgcacaattttacattcccacagaatgtgagaaaatacttgcaaatcatatattttgtaaaggattaatatccagaatatataaagaaacaacccagttttaaaataggcaaagaggggggcttccctggtggcacagtggttaagaatccacctgccagtgcaggggacatgggttcgagccctggtccgggaagatcccacataccacggagcaactaagcccgtgtaccacaactactgagcctgcgctctagagcccgcaagccacaactactaaagcccatgcgcctagagcctgtgctccacaacaagagaagccaccacaatgagaagcccatgcaccacaaggaagagtagcccctgctcaccacaactaaagaaaacttgcgcagcaacaaagacccagtgcagccaaaaataaaataaaataaatacattaaaataaaataaaataggcaaagaacttgaatagacacttcttcaaagaagatatacaaatggccaataagcacatgaaaagatgctcaacatcactaatcactagggaaatgcaaatcaaaaccataatgagatacacTTCATACCAATTAGGatgactatttatttaaaaaaactagaaaataacaagtgttggtgaggatgtggagaaattggaacacttgtgcattgtggtgggaatgtaaaattgtgcagtAGCTGTGGAAAATATCATGGGAattccttaaaaatgtaaatagagaattaccacatgatccagcaatttcccTTCTGAGTATGTACctgaaagaattgaaagcagggactcaaacagatatctgtacaccaatgttcatagaaggAATATTCACAACAACTAAAATGTAACAACTCAAATGTTCActggtagatgaatg
This window harbors:
- the LOC101284857 gene encoding zinc finger protein 569-like isoform X1, with amino-acid sequence MNSGGPRGKFSHSGFFNPTVEAAVYGLVCSPVSGFITPVILESSSHTWSHMAHSLKPISVFIDLCLHPRVTENDQVPDHCSWNRNVSLQRPVTFKDVAVDFTQEEWQYLDPPQRDLYRDVMLENYINLISVGEDRFPVLIGYKTTKPALIYKLEQGEEPWMVEREISSWRYPEKVWQVDDHMERHRENQGTLFRHVAFIDQKTVTEEKHNNCNAHENRCHLSTAFVSSKQRLQRHDPYGRSFNYLDLFSGNRRYVRKNECSECGKAFFQKSDLIIHKRTHTGEKPFVCTECGKGFSKKSNLVIHLRIHTLEKPYECTECRKAFSHKSHLIEHQRIHTGEKPYECNECGKAFFQKSHLSIHQRTHTGEKPYVCDECGRAFSMKSHLFVHRRIHTGEKPYVCTRCERAFSEVSCLIRHKKIHTGEKPYECNVCKKAFSEKSDLIIHHRAHTEEKPYECNQCGKAFRHSSALCRHKRTHKEKVS
- the LOC101284857 gene encoding zinc finger protein 569-like isoform X3; the encoded protein is MAWISAFTQGLQKMTKSQRPVTFKDVAVDFTQEEWQYLDPPQRDLYRDVMLENYINLISVGEDRFPVLIGYKTTKPALIYKLEQGEEPWMVEREISSWRYPEKVWQVDDHMERHRENQGTLFRHVAFIDQKTVTEEKHNNCNAHENRCHLSTAFVSSKQRLQRHDPYGRSFNYLDLFSGNRRYVRKNECSECGKAFFQKSDLIIHKRTHTGEKPFVCTECGKGFSKKSNLVIHLRIHTLEKPYECTECRKAFSHKSHLIEHQRIHTGEKPYECNECGKAFFQKSHLSIHQRTHTGEKPYVCDECGRAFSMKSHLFVHRRIHTGEKPYVCTRCERAFSEVSCLIRHKKIHTGEKPYECNVCKKAFSEKSDLIIHHRAHTEEKPYECNQCGKAFRHSSALCRHKRTHKEKVS
- the LOC101284857 gene encoding zinc finger protein 569-like isoform X4, which codes for MTKSQRPVTFKDVAVDFTQEEWQYLDPPQRDLYRDVMLENYINLISVGEDRFPVLIGYKTTKPALIYKLEQGEEPWMVEREISSWRYPEKVWQVDDHMERHRENQGTLFRHVAFIDQKTVTEEKHNNCNAHENRCHLSTAFVSSKQRLQRHDPYGRSFNYLDLFSGNRRYVRKNECSECGKAFFQKSDLIIHKRTHTGEKPFVCTECGKGFSKKSNLVIHLRIHTLEKPYECTECRKAFSHKSHLIEHQRIHTGEKPYECNECGKAFFQKSHLSIHQRTHTGEKPYVCDECGRAFSMKSHLFVHRRIHTGEKPYVCTRCERAFSEVSCLIRHKKIHTGEKPYECNVCKKAFSEKSDLIIHHRAHTEEKPYECNQCGKAFRHSSALCRHKRTHKEKVS
- the LOC101284857 gene encoding zinc finger protein 569-like isoform X2: MNSGGPRGKFSHSGFFNPTVEAAVYGLVCSPVSGFITPVILESSSHTWSHMAHSLKPISVFIDLCLHPRVTENDQVPDHCSWNRNVSLQRPVTFKDVAVDFTQEEWQYLDPPQRDLYRDVMLENYINLISVGYKTTKPALIYKLEQGEEPWMVEREISSWRYPEKVWQVDDHMERHRENQGTLFRHVAFIDQKTVTEEKHNNCNAHENRCHLSTAFVSSKQRLQRHDPYGRSFNYLDLFSGNRRYVRKNECSECGKAFFQKSDLIIHKRTHTGEKPFVCTECGKGFSKKSNLVIHLRIHTLEKPYECTECRKAFSHKSHLIEHQRIHTGEKPYECNECGKAFFQKSHLSIHQRTHTGEKPYVCDECGRAFSMKSHLFVHRRIHTGEKPYVCTRCERAFSEVSCLIRHKKIHTGEKPYECNVCKKAFSEKSDLIIHHRAHTEEKPYECNQCGKAFRHSSALCRHKRTHKEKVS